ttctgctcaaattaaaattaatctTTTTATACATTGACAGTGAATAAATTATCATTATTAAATACATGATAATttatctaaatttaaattttgttatcCAACTGTAATAGTAATATATATACTAATCATCAATATGTATGTAAGATTCACTTCTCGAATTAACCATAATTGATGTGATACAATGTAAAATCAATCCAATCTGAACACAGGATTTGTCGGAGGCAATAGACTAGTCGTTGCAGCACCATATATTCCCATGGGCCAGTAGCAGACCAGGCCCCAGAGCAAGATCAGTCGTCGATTTGGTGGTGTCCTTCGCGTCCCTAATCCCGCCCATTGCTGGTCCACATAACATATAACCTGGTAAAGACGAATGTTGCCTACTGGAAAATTTAAACGGTTTCTTCGCTGCACGACTCGTACACTCCTCAAAAGTGGCCCCACCAAATCCCAGCTCcgcgacaaaaaaaaaaaaaaggggaaaaacaaaaagacagTTCTACTTCTGCAGATGCTCTACCGCTTCTCCTAGTACACTACTACCACCACCACCGCCACTAGGTAGCAGCAGAGCagagaagcaaaagaaaagctAAAGGCGTGGCGAACAAGCTTTTTCCCGGTTAGAGAGAGATGGGGAATCCGAGATGTTACTTGGACATGAGCATTGGGGGAGAGTTGGAAGGAAGGATAGTGGTGGAGCTTTACAGTGACGTTGTCCCTAAAACTGCCGAGAATTTTAGGGCTCTGTGCACTGGCGAGAAAGGCATCGGTCCTCATACCGGCGCTCCCCTCCATTTCAAGGTTTCTCTTTTCCTTGTCCTAGTGATTATCTCAACTCTAATGCTACAGTTTTCTTTTCAACATATTCATTACATATGCCAACTTTCTGCAATGTTTTTTGTATAGGTTTTTGTGTTGTATCAGAAtttgcttttcatttttttcccctttgtgAAAcactaaaattatttttatatttattatgacATAATTTCTCGAGTTTCGACTTACTTGCTTCCGTTTTAATACCGAAGTAGAAATTTCAATTTCGTTACGAGCTTTTTTACAAGTTCGGTGGTGTCATATGAAGTTACAAGcttgcatttttttgtttttagaacCTGTGCAGTTCGCGTGTTTGTGATGTAAATGTTGTTTCGAGTGGACGGCTTTGCATTCTACTGTTTCACATTGTGATTATCTGCATATTTTATTAACCAAAAAGTTAGTACAGAAAGATAGCATCGCCGAAAATATAAAAATCGGTAAATCAAGTCTAAAAggcttaagttatagtgaggaACTCCCACCTTTAGGCTCCGTCTGAGTAGCAGAGAATGTCTGCAAACAGGTAAGTAATTCTCTGACAAAGTGAAGTCACTgggcaaaaaaaattaaaattatgtCGTTTCTGAATGTTTGTCTAactggaaaaaattatttaaaagaaaGGTGTGGTTTCATGGATGCAGGGCTCTTGTTTCCATCGTGTTATTAGGGGTTTCATGGTACAAGGTGGTGACATTTCTGCCGGAAATGGAACTGGTGGTGAATCCATCTACGGCTTGAAATTTgaagatgaaaattttaaaCTCAAGCACGAAAGGAAAGGGATGCTATCCATGGCTAATTCTGGTCCCGATACTAATGGTTCTCAATTTTTCATCACTACAACTCAAACCTCTCATCTGGATGGAAAGCATGTTGTGTTCGGGAGAGTAATCAAGGGATTGGGCGTGATTCGTTCAATTGAGCATGTCACCACGACGGAGGCTTATTATCCGACTCTTGATGTCATGATAGCTGATTGTGGCGAAATTCCTGAAGGTGCAGATGATGGGACATCTAATTTCTTCAAAGATGGTGACTGTTATCCTGATTGGCCAGCTGATCTAAGCATGAAACCAGATGACATTTCTTGGTGGATGACCGCTGTAGACTCTGTAAAAGCTTTTGGAAATGAAAGATTTAAGGTACACGTCTAGTTAAGAGCCTATTCATCATATAATAGCCGTGTAAATTTAAGCATGCTGGTCTTTCAGTATTTGCTTAGGTGTTAGCTTTGTGAAACGAGAAAGTACAATAACATTCCCATTTACTTGACAGCTTTTTGTGTAATTTCTCCAAATAGGCCACATTATCCTTCACCTATGCCACCAAATTAGATCATCGGCCTGTATTTTATATTTGTTTAAGCCTTCTTTATTTTGCATATTACTGGATGGCCTAACTACTCTGATACAGAAGCAAGACTTCAAAATGGCTCACAGAAAGTACTGTAAGGCTCTTCGCTATTTGAATACATGCTGGGAAATGGATGATGTTGATGAAGGTTAGTTACTTCATTCTCTGCCCAATGACAGTTAAAACTTTTGACAAGCAGAAACTAGGAATCACCAGATGACAAGTCCTTCTAACTTTTGTAACTGTGTGATTGGACAGAGAAAAGTGATTCCCTGAAGAAGACCAAGTCTCAGATATTTACTAATTGTTCTGTAAGTTATTTTACCGTGATGTCTGAATTGTAATTGCTCCAAGTTAACTGACAATGTATCAAATTTTCAAGACGATTGTACACCTTGAAGATCTTCATACAATATTATTCAAAATTACTATCCACATATTCAAATTTGGCTGGTAGCATCTTTTGAATTGTTCAACCATAACGTACATTTGTACTGGGCTAGTACTTTGAAAATTGGGATACTTTGCTTTGCTTTCTAACGAAAATACAGAATTCTGACTAAATTTTTGTCTTTACTGCAACCTTAGTTCAGTTCTCTACATGCGATTTAAATGCTCTCTTTTGTTGTCCTGGTTGAACGATTAATTTATGCTATCCAAGTTCCATCAACTATTCAAAACATCTCACCAGTGCTGAGCTATTttgcttcctttcttctttttccttttgtgcAGCAGTTTTTTACTGATTTCAACATTGCAACATTTGTATCACAAGCAACATGGTTGATTAAGATTTTCTTATGGTGTACCATCTGTCAGCATAATTTGATACTGAAAGTATCTCATGTGTTGAGAATGTCTCCAACATCTTTTTTTCCAACTAGTTTGTGCAACAGCACATTCTTATTCAAATGCTGAACTTCTAACCAAGGAGCATCCTCTACTTTACTTGTGTATAAAACTCCACTATTCTCATATATTTGTTCAATGGCTGTCTTTTCAGAATTTGATCTAAACCTAAAAATACAAATAGCAGAATTCTTGTTAAATAAACAATAGAAATTTTCAACTGCTGCTATGTGGTTTTAAACTTTTATACGTCAGACTCTAATTGCTGTATACATACACATACACACAGAGGAACACACACACGTGTGTGCGTGCGTGTACTTTGTCCACACTTTTTATTTTCCTAAATATTTATTGTATCCTAGTTGAATATGAACACTGCCACTTGCATTAGTTGCATATAAATTAAATGCATGTGAAGCATTTACCCACTCCGTTTTTTGTATTGGAAAGTATCTTGAGAAATAACAAAGTCAGTGTTCTATTTTGTTCTGCCAATGTCTTTACTTTTCCTCTCCAGGCCTGCAAGTTGAAGTTAGGAGATCTTAAAGGAGCATTGCTAGATGCAGACTTTGCCATTCGTGATGCAGATGACAATGTAAAAGCTTTCTATCGCCAAGGTCAGG
This portion of the Coffea eugenioides isolate CCC68of chromosome 11, Ceug_1.0, whole genome shotgun sequence genome encodes:
- the LOC113751694 gene encoding peptidyl-prolyl cis-trans isomerase CYP40-like; the protein is MGNPRCYLDMSIGGELEGRIVVELYSDVVPKTAENFRALCTGEKGIGPHTGAPLHFKGSCFHRVIRGFMVQGGDISAGNGTGGESIYGLKFEDENFKLKHERKGMLSMANSGPDTNGSQFFITTTQTSHLDGKHVVFGRVIKGLGVIRSIEHVTTTEAYYPTLDVMIADCGEIPEGADDGTSNFFKDGDCYPDWPADLSMKPDDISWWMTAVDSVKAFGNERFKKQDFKMAHRKYCKALRYLNTCWEMDDVDEEKSDSLKKTKSQIFTNCSACKLKLGDLKGALLDADFAIRDADDNVKAFYRQGQAYMALNDIDAAVESFKKALDLEPNDGGIKKELAAARKKVADRRDREKKTYSRMFQMS